CACGGGGAAAGCGGAGGTGGACGGGAGCGACCCCCCCTTTTTCCTGCCCGGTGCGGGCACGGCAGCGTTGCCCAACTTACGTTAGCGCAACGCCCCCTGGGGGGTCGCTCCCGTCCAATTTTCCCTCGCGGACTGTTTCTATAAGGTCCGTAAACCATTCACTATAAAAGAGTTGTCAGTTTTTCACCACCGCTCTTCCCCCCATTCTTTCCACCGGGATGAATCGGATGTCTTTGGCCCTTCGTGGCCGTGAACGGACGTAACCGTTCGGTCAAGCCGTGGAAGAACGGTCGGTCGGTATTCTCGCCGCAGTTATCAGATCCTGTTGGGTTGCTGTCGGGCTTGAACCACTCTTCGCGGCAGTTAGACCTCCCTGGGAGAGGAAAACGGCAGGTGATCGACGACCGCAAAGTCCTTACGCAGCACGCGATCCGGCCGCATCGTTCCGACGCGATGGGGCACATTATCCGGTCTGTGCCTCCACCCAGTTGGAGGTGGAGGAGTGGCACTTCGCCAGGTGCTTGCCCCCTTTGAGCGCGAGGTCGCAGGCCCGGCTCAGGAAGTCGATCCCCACGGCTTGACCGAACGGTTACGAACGGACGCGTCAGCCCCGGATCGCCGCGTGTCCACACCCCCAAGGCCGGACATTTTCGACGGCCACCAGGATGGATTCGCATCTCATCTCTTAGCTGTTCTCGGACGGTTCCTTGAGTTCGATACCGGAGGCTTCCAGCATCGCCCGCAGCTTCAGGTCCCGCTCGTAGTACTTTAGCGAGCAGGAATTGGGGTAGGTGATCCGGATGGACACCCACTGGGGAGGTTTGTCTGCATCTGTCACCACGGAAGCCGCCAACTCCGCCGCAGCAAAATGACGGCCTGCGTCCGTTGCGAGAAATCTCCCCTCCGCCGCGAGGCGTGGACAGAGCGGGGGCGTCGCCCCGGGCTTAGGCCTCACCCTTCGTGTTGCCCCTTCAAGCCAACAGAGGCCGTCTGAGGGCGTCTTATTTCTCGGGATCACCCCATTCGTCACGGGAGCGGCAAGACAGCCCGACGCCCCGGCGTTCCCGCGCCCGGACCGGCAGCGCTTCCGGGCCGTCTACGGCGGCGACCCCGGTGATGATCCCTCCTTCGGGGGCCTCGAATGATTGTCGGCAAGTGGTTCTTAGCGGAACCGGGGGCGTGGGTCTCAGCGCCCAACAAGGAGGTTATCCGGGGCTGGGGGCTACCTGCAAGTACACTTTTTCAGGATTCTGATCGCAGCGCTTTAACACCACCTTGGCATGCTGCGGGATTTGTCTAGACTCCCATTGCACGTTCACGAACAGCGGCGGATCTCCCTCAATCTTCTTGAAGCGTTCAAACATTCTGTCATCCGAATGCACCGGTTTAGTATTCACGATAGAATTCCTATACGGACGGTCCGGTGTGAGCGGGAGATGATCTTCGAGGTTGAGCAGTGAGTTTTTGTAAAGCCTCTCGACGACACTGGTGAGAACCTCGTACCAGTGACTCAGTTTTTGTTCCTTACCATCCCAGAACCGGATTGCCGACGGGCAGGGTCTGCCATTCGGCGGATCGTATTTGGATAGCTTAATCCAGCCGTCCCCGGGCGAGTGTAGCTTGGGAGCCCGCCGGGGTGGTTTCCACGACGACGACGGTTGGCGTGGCGGGTTTTCTTTCCGATGGTCCTCGTAGGATTTGATGGCGGACTCGTCGAGTGGAGTGCACTTGCACTGTTTCCATAGCCGATCAAACCAACACTCCACATCTTCCGTGTCCGAAGTCTCAAACAGTACCTCTTCATTCCCCCCGAAACCGCGACACGTGAAATTCGCGCTTCCAATCCAAGCACGGGATCTGCTTGCCCCTCGGAAAATGTAGACTTTTGGATGAAAAAGCCGCTTGTCGCCAGAGCGCTTGTCGCCAGAGGCAGGACCAGCGAGCAGTTCCCCCATATCGGCCAATTCTCGCAATGCGTCCGGGTCGGTTATGTTGCCCGAAAGGCCGACGATCGCGCGAACTTTAAGGCGAGGATTTTGGCGGCGCAATGAACAGAGACCTTCGTTGGGAGTTGCCCACGCCGTCGCGAGATCGATTTCGGATGCCCACTCAAGGTTTTGGGAAAAACGGATTCGTATGTCCTTGCGGGTGATCAGAGTGCTCAGTCTCGGCACCAAAGTCTCAGAGCTACTCATGCGACGTTGCGGCGCGTAATGGCTTCGCGCAGACCTTCCAGCAGGCCCTGTAGGTGCGCCATGCGTTCCCGGAGTTCCCCGATCTGGTTGCGCAGTTCAGTACGTTCTTGTGCCGCTTCGCGAAGCTCCGAACGGATGGCGCGGGACTGGGTCAGGATGAGGCCAGCGAGGAGGAGGAAACCGCCAGAGATCGGAAGGGTAACAGTCGTGAATTGGTCCGGCATGAGATCTTCCCGTCTCCAGTCTATCCCTTGCCCAAATCACGGGCCAGAGCGAGCACACTTATCAACCATCCCCAGAACTTGTTGCCCGTCTCGACGAAATCCTCCTCCCGCCGCTCAATGGAGCACCTAGTTAAGACCAGGTTCTCGGGGAGTTTTTCGGTTTCGCCTCGTAGATGGGAGTGCACCCGAGCGGCTTCCCTTACGCTCAGTCCTAAAGGGGTTATGCCTCGTAGCAGGGAGCGGACGTCGGTCTCCCGTACCACTGGCTTTGTTGGCTCGGTTTTGCCTGGTAGCAGGGAGCGGACCCGGACGCTGACATCCACATCACGTTCCGAGTTCAGACATTCCGGGGTTCGGTTCAGGTCCTCGTCCCAGAGGACGCGGAAAATCCTCCTGCTTCAAGCGGCCCCCAGTGGCACGTGTCGCCTGTGGTCATACAGGGATCATGCACCACGTGTCGGGAACGGACGCCTGGCAGAGCCATAACAGGTCTTCCGGATTCTTCTCCGGGGCCTTCCCGCCAGAGATAATATCGATGGGAGCCCTCCCAGGGGGTGTTGCGCAAATGTAAATAGCGCAACACCCCCGTGCCCGCACCGGGCAGAAAGAAAGGGGGGCACTCCCGTCCACCTCCGATTTCCCCGTGCGGCACCGCTGGACCCGGGAATACGGCCGCAACTGATTGAGAGGAAAAGAGATCGGGGAAAGCGCATTTGTGACCGACTGGGACCGCCTTTTGTGAATCCACCCCGCATGTCCCATTCACAGTCCCGGGCTGGCACGACACGCCACTTTTCGGCGGTCAGAATCAACCTCCCGCCAACCGGTTTGGGTGGGCGTCCGTTGTCCCACCCAACGGTGCAGTCCGGCCCCCGGTTATCGACTCTCGCCAGCCAGATAGCCCGCCCAGTCGTCCATGAGCCGGCTCCGACGCTCAAACAGGTCCGTGCGCCGATACGCCGCCTCGACCTTATCCTTCACCTTATAGTTGCCCATGCATCTCCTCCTTTCTGGATCCGGGTTTTTCGCTGCGGGGCGAATCGTGCTACGGCTCCAGAGAATCGACATCGGTGTTCAAGTATTCGCGGGTGAAGACCCGGCGGTCCCGAGTTCAACCCTGCTTTGATAATGTCCAGGTCGGCCAGATTGCGAATCGTGCCGTCAAACTGCCCCAGCCGCGCCTCGATGTCCGCCTTCAACCGGCCCCACATAACGGCTACAGGACGAAGGGATTGCCTCAGCCAGACCCCCCTCGATCGGTAGTATCTGTCTCCAGTCACTTCGGAAAGCGACCGCCTAGAAAAAAATTGTGACCGATGGCGATTTCGAGCGTTGTACTTGTTAGAGGGGTGATCCCTATATTTTGGAGGCAACCGTGACCAATCACCTGGATATCCTACCCGATCCGGCTCTCAAGCCGGAAATCACGAAATGCGCTCTTCTGGAGGGCAACGTGGAAGGGTGGATCATCTGCTGTTCCGAGCGATTCTTGCCTCTGGCCCAGCGGATCGCCAAAGACGACAGCCTTGCCGAGGATGCGCTTCAAATCAGCTGGATCAAGGTGCTGCAATCGATCAACCATGCCTATTTCGACGGACCGAAGGCCTGTCCCTGGGTGGGGAAGATTGTGGCCAACACGGCCAAGAATCTTCGTCACCAACGCCAGCGGCGAAGAGAAGCTCCCCTCTATGAGATCGAAGCGTCTAGCCGAACTCCTGAGGACTTGGCGCAAGAGAGGCAGATGCTGGGCCTGCTGCGAGAATCGATTGCACTTCTTCCAGAGACCTACCGCCAAGTGATCGAGTTGCGCGTGGTTGAAGGATTCTCCACCCGCCAGACGGCGAACCTTCTCCATGTCTCCCTCTCGAACGTCTCCACTCGGCTGCATCGTGCCGTCAAGCTGCTCCAGCGGCGTATCGATGCGCGCATTCGGCCTACTTCGGACAGAGAAACGAAGGGGTAGGACCGCCTAAGCGCCCTTGATCTTGGCGCCCCCTAAAATCACCCCTGAAGTCACCGCTTTCAAAAAACTGTGACGAAAGGAGGGTTTCGATTGTTGTACTGGGTAGAGGGAGAGACCTCAAGACGGGTGACCCGGTGTCACCCGCCCAGAAAGGAAGGAGGTTGATGCCATGAAACTCACACACTGGAAACTCGGCACGGTTTTGTTGGGGGTGCTCATCTTGCTTTGTCTGGTGTGGTGGCCCGAGGGAGAGGCCCCGGATTCCCTCCAGCCGGTCATCACGACAAATGACGCCGCCGTTTCACCTTGCCGAGACACCAGAACAGGTTCCGGCTCTATTGGAGGCCGGAGTTGATCCTAATGTTCAGGATCTGGAGGGAAGGACTCCTCTGTATCTGCAAGCTCAGAAAGCCATGATGATGCCGAGTGAAAACGGCCAGTCCATCCTCCAGAAGCTTCTGGAGGCGAGTGCAGATCCCTTATTTCAAACGAATGAGGGCCGAAACGCCATTGACATTGCTCGTCTCAGCAATACCAATGGCACCAGTTTAGTCAGGCTCGAGAACCAGTTCCATAAGCGTTTGGAGGAACGGGGTATGACGATGGAAGAGGCTGTTGCGAGGAATCCAGCTTTGAAAGAAACACTGTATCACTTCAGACGGGAGCCGCAGATTGCCTCTGAAATTTTGGCCTCACTTTTTGGTGGCTATTCGGGTAAGCCGGTATATAGGTCCCGAAAGTTCGGGAATGACGAGCCTTAACAGTAATTATTTGAGAATTTGGAGGACTGCCCAATGAGAAAAGCTCTGATACTATTTACCGTCGTGTTGGTAATTGTGCCAATTGCCATTGAACAAGCAACTGGTAACTGGTGGTGTTCTACCGATGATGGTATATGCTACTGTATGTTCAACACTGACTGTACGGATTATAATGAGGATTGCGACGATAAAGGTGGTTTTTGTAGCATTCAATGGAGTGGCGGAACATGGCACTGTTACTGCGCTGGCACGTAATAGTCTGAGGATTACTCCAGATTGCCGGCTACGGTCGAATAGCTTGCTCATGCGAAATTGACCGTTCGGCATTAAAAGCACTGTCACATTTTGTGTCACGGTGCTTGGCGGAACATTGGAGGGAGAGAGCTAAAGCATTCTGTCTTGTAAAATAGAGAGCGAAAAGAGCGTGATGGCGGAAGTATTCTGGTCAGTTGGACAGAGAATTCATTGGCACTTCGTAGTGGTATTGGCGTTTTTGGTTCTTGCTAATGTTGCCGGATACCGGACGCGAGCGAATCTTCAGGCTAGACTCGGTCTTCTGCGTCAAATTAATCCGAGCCGGGTAGAGCTTAGTCAACCATTGCAGCCACTTGAAGGATTTGATGAGACAGGAAAACCCATACGAATAGCATATGAACAATCAGCGACTGTGCTTATCGTAATGCAAACCGAATTTTGCCCAGAATGTGCTAGTACAATGACATATTGGAATACTCTTGCAGATTTCCTTCAAATTCCCGATGTTCGGTTTGCGGGCCTCTTCGTGGATCCTGGAGATGCCGATGGTTATTTGATGCAGAATCCAGCTGCGTTTCCCATAATCAGAGATGTTTCGCGGGAAATACTGGACAATAATGGAATCGTGCGGGCACCTTTGACGATTGTAGTATCTAAAGGAGGTGAGGTTGTGGACTACTTCACCTCGTTGGACAACAGTAGGAGTCGCAATAGACTTGAGGAGCGACTGCGTCCATACTGGTGGCCTGCCAATCGGATGGGAGTAAACGCAAATTGAGTACAAGACTGTTTCAATGGGCAATTCTGGCGATTTTGCTAGTTTCTGCAATACTTATTAACGTTGAGAACATCCTTCTCATGCGAATGTTTTCACAGCGCGCGGAGTTGGCAAGAGCGAGGCCGGGGGAGACCGTTGGCCCGCTGTCCGTCAAGCGAGTTGATGCAGAGGGAAATGAGGGGGAGAAGGAACTCCTAGATTTCTCTGATTCGCCTGTTAGACAGGTTCTGTTTCTGCTTTCTCCAACCTGTAACTACTGCAGTGACAACCTCCCCTATTGGACGACGATCAGCAAAGGCCTTGATCGCGAACGCTTCCGTGTGATCGTGCTCGCAACAAAGGGATTGGAGATGGACAGAACGAGGGAGCAGTTGCAGGAATACGCACGACTTCTCCAAGCTGATGTTCGTGTGGCGAGTGATCAGGGCATATTAAGACGCTACCGACTGACTACAACACCTCAGACGCTTATCCTAGGGACGGATGGACGCGTGGAAAAGGTTTGGCTAGGTCGCCTCTCGTCATGGCTTACATGGAGAGAAGTGACAGAGGTACTAGGTATAGATACTGCCTATTGAAGATGTTGCAAGGATGGGAAGGTACAGCTGCGTTGCGGGATTCGACTCGTCGGTTATTTCGGTCTTTATTTAGTCAAACACTTGTCATTAGCGCGGGCGATGCCGTCAAGCACGTGCATAGGGAGCCGAACCGGGGCTACCGGAAGGTGATGGACGCCGACCTGCCGGACTACTTCGGCCAGATCCTCCATGCCGAACTGATCAAGACCATGGTCCATCGCATCAGTGATGGGCGGTTGCGCCAGTGGCTGTGCCGCAAACACAAGGTGAGTGCCGGGAAGACGGTGCGCTTCGCGGGCGAGCGACTCTGGAAGGAGTGGAGACTCACCCGCCTTGGACTGCGAACGGTCAGCTTTCCGTGGCCGCGTGTATGATCTCGTCCGCGAGCCGGATGCCTGAAATCGATGAGCGGGGAGAGGAAACTTGGCCACGGTGGAGAATGAGGCACCGATATGATGGCGAATGCCGCCAGCAACAGCGACTTCCTCCTGCCTACGACCGTCGCGCCTGCCCTCGACTCTACCACTCAAGGACATGGTCCTCGACGGGACGCTGGCTTATTGAGGTCACACGGCATGAAGTGGGTTTCTCGAGGTATTGACTTCCAATCTATGGCGACCCTGCTCGGGGTGTTCCTGCTCTTGGAAACCTTTTCGTGGTCTCAGGCTGTGCAACGACGAGACGAGACTCCCAGATTTCGGGCCGAATCAGAATTAGTGCTGGTCGACCTTGTAGCGACCGATAGAAAGGGGCAGTTCGTCTCCGATCTTCGTCAGGATGAAATCGCGGTCTTAGAGAACGGAAAGCGCCGGAAGATCCAGTTTTTCAGGCTAGAACAGTTTGAGACTACGGGCGAAAAATCGGGAAAGCTACT
The sequence above is a segment of the Acidobacteriota bacterium genome. Coding sequences within it:
- a CDS encoding phospholipase D family protein — its product is MPRLSTLITRKDIRIRFSQNLEWASEIDLATAWATPNEGLCSLRRQNPRLKVRAIVGLSGNITDPDALRELADMGELLAGPASGDKRSGDKRLFHPKVYIFRGASRSRAWIGSANFTCRGFGGNEEVLFETSDTEDVECWFDRLWKQCKCTPLDESAIKSYEDHRKENPPRQPSSSWKPPRRAPKLHSPGDGWIKLSKYDPPNGRPCPSAIRFWDGKEQKLSHWYEVLTSVVERLYKNSLLNLEDHLPLTPDRPYRNSIVNTKPVHSDDRMFERFKKIEGDPPLFVNVQWESRQIPQHAKVVLKRCDQNPEKVYLQVAPSPG
- a CDS encoding sigma-70 family RNA polymerase sigma factor; the encoded protein is MTNHLDILPDPALKPEITKCALLEGNVEGWIICCSERFLPLAQRIAKDDSLAEDALQISWIKVLQSINHAYFDGPKACPWVGKIVANTAKNLRHQRQRRREAPLYEIEASSRTPEDLAQERQMLGLLRESIALLPETYRQVIELRVVEGFSTRQTANLLHVSLSNVSTRLHRAVKLLQRRIDARIRPTSDRETKG
- a CDS encoding redoxin domain-containing protein, yielding MAEVFWSVGQRIHWHFVVVLAFLVLANVAGYRTRANLQARLGLLRQINPSRVELSQPLQPLEGFDETGKPIRIAYEQSATVLIVMQTEFCPECASTMTYWNTLADFLQIPDVRFAGLFVDPGDADGYLMQNPAAFPIIRDVSREILDNNGIVRAPLTIVVSKGGEVVDYFTSLDNSRSRNRLEERLRPYWWPANRMGVNAN